NNNNNNNNNNNNNNNNNNNNNNNNNNNNNNNNNNNNNNNNNNNNNCCATGTTAATGATAGGTCATTTGATACTAAATTTCAATGGAAATTCTCTGCTCAGGAACTCCAATGAAAAAACAGATCATTCATCTCTCACCAGCAATGCCTGCCATGAGCACAGAAACCTTGGTTTGGACCTGCGTTGGCAACTTGACCAtgcagaaaaatattttcgagCTTTTGGTAAGAAACAACAAGTCTGTGAAAGCGACTGAGTGGCTGCTATGTAACTCAACTTATGACCTTGAGCCTGCAGCATTTGCCTTGGCTCCAAATATTCTACCTATAGGTCCACTTTTGGCAAGCAACCAGCCAGGAGAGTCATCATCAGTAGGAAAATTCTTGCCAGAGGACTCAACTTGTTTGAAATGGCTGGATCAACAGCCACCAGGCTCAGTGATATATGTTGCATTCGGAAGTTTCACAATTTTTGCCCCAACCCAGTTCCAAGAATTGGCCTTGGGGCTGGAACTCTGCAACAGACCATTCTTGTGGGTAGTGCGGCCAGCTGACATCACAGATGGGAAAAGCAATGGCTACCCAAGAGAATTTCATGACAGAGTAGCCGCTAGTGGGCGGATGGTGGGATGGGCGGCGCAGCAGAAGATTCTGAGCCATCCGTCAGTTGCTTGCTTCATAAGCCACTGTGGTTGGAACTCCACCATGGAAGGTGTAAGCAGCGGGATCCCATTCTTGTGCTGGCCTTATTTTGCCGACCAGTTCCTAAACCAGAGCTATATCTGTGATGTTTGGGAGGTTGGGTTGCGTTTAGAACGAGATGAAAGTGGCGTCATATCACGAGGAGAAATTGAAAGTAAGGTGGAGCAAATTCTGAGcaatgaaaaattgaaagaaaggGCTTTGGATCTCAAGAATATAGTCAAGACTAGTATCAAAGAAGGCGGTGGCTCTCACAATAATTTGAAGAATTTCGTTGAATGGATGAAAGCATAGAAAAGTTCATCCTGCGATTTTCAGACTTAAAACAATTTGTGCatagttttttttatctttcttttcttgagaTTTTGCCTGAAATCATATATcttaaaaagagagaggaaagcaAGAAAGCAAACATCAATAAGGAAGACTTGCCTATTGATATAATATCATTAAgtagtaaaaatgttttttcacTGTTGCAAAATGCCTATGATTTCGATTATGTTACAAGCAATGGGCAATTTTTTAGGCTCCGTAGTAAAATATTTGGTTTGTGCCGAAAGTCAGCGACCATACTCAACAACGTTTGACATCTAATAAAAATGACCGGCAACTTTTGATGATGGTTGTGGTTAGCAAAAGAGTTGGAATGATTCCTGCAATGTTCATGGGCGATGGCGGTGGCTTTCGGTAAACTCCGACAAGTTCACCCTATAGAAAtggttaatttaatcatttattctAATACTCACTTTTaattagaatatttaattgaaatgaggggTAATTAACAAAAGCAAAGTTCGAACtcaaaagttattttatttatattttaatactcatCCTCACGTGTTGGCTCAAACTCCCTCTTAATTAGTGAGACCCAACatgtaaaaatttaattgaaatgagaggtgaatgACGAAAATTTTCTAGAGACCtctaatatcaaattaaatcaCTGCCCTGTCCCCAAAGCATAAGGAAGGAAGTTGTTTCTGTTCGGTTAAACCGTAACGACGTGGGTGAAGTTGGAAATCGTTGGAGTGGTATTATGTTGCTGTGTTGTGGGTAGGTTTGTCGGTGGTGTGGGTTGCGGGCGAGACAGAGGGGGAAGAAGTGCAAGCCATCGGGTGAAGATCACTTGTTCGACGAAATGCTTCAAGAGGCCGCTGTTGCGGGTGAGGTTCAAGCTGTTGCTGGTGAGGTTCAAGCTGTTGCTGGTGAGGTTAGGAGAAATATGAGGTTAGGAGAAGATATTGTGAACATTTGGTGATCTTGATCAGCTTGTTTCCTTGTAGGGAAGATCCTGTGAGTCATTGGTGATCTTGAGCTGGTTTATTTCAGGGTGTCTCCCTAATTGAAAGAATAGAAATAAACCAAATGATGGGTCAAATCTGATATTCAGCTACCTAATGTCATTCAAATATTAGGCACATCTGAATGTACCAACTCGATATGAGACTTCATTTATTGCATCAAATGGACTTATTGTACAGAAGCCAAGCTCATGGCACTGTAAGCCACAAAGCTAAAATCAGAAATCCTAAGGACATCGTACATAGTTCTCTTAGAATTGATGCTAAAATTAAAGCAAACATAAGAAACAAcaatgagaaataaaacttaAGCTAATGAACAAGAGAGAGCTAAGAGCcacaaaaaatgaacaaaaaaatagcAATCAAGCCAATATTAAAAcgagaaaagataaagaaaaagctgaagagaaaaaaacagtGGCAGATCGTCATCTTCCCTTTGAGACCCAATAAACATCAACGCCCATTAAGACAACCCTAAAAGCCAATCATTTCCAAGAGATCACCAAAAGCCATGAGATCAAGTCGATAAAAATGGCAATCAAGTCgatattaaaaaagagaaatgataaacaaaatagccaaagagaaaaaaacagtGGCAAATTGTCGTCTTTGAGACATCAATTCCCATTAAGACAACCCCAAAAGCCAAACATTTCCAAGAGAGCACCAAAATCCATGAGATCAAGTcgatgagaaaaaaaacaaagataaggAAAGttctaaagagaaaaaaataaaacaagacgTCAAGCATTGGCTCCTCAGCCACACCTCCCATGCAAGATCCTTATAAATATGAcatgaatttggttttgaaaatgtATATCAATGTTAGAGTTGAATCTGGAaagagtgaaagaaagagaataaaaatgggaaatccaaatattttaattatgccTTATCCAGCACAAGGCCATGTACTCCCACTGATGGAGTTCTCGCAACGATTAATCAAACAAGGCTTCATAGTCACGTTTGTGAACACAGAGTATAATCACAAGAGGGTTGTGAATGCATTGGCAGAAAAGAATTATTTAGGAGATCAAATTCATCTTGTTTCAATCCCAGATGGGTTGGATCCATGGGAGGACAGAACTGATCTAGGGAAGCTATCTGAAGCAATCTTCCGGGTGATGCCTGGAAAGCTGGAGGAGCTCATAGAAGACATAAACAGTTCGGAAGATGATCACATCACTTGCGTCATTACTGATTATAGCATGGGGTGGGCTCTGGAAGTGGCAGAGAAGATGAAAATCCCCAGAGCTGCCTTCTGGCCTGCTTCAGGTGCAACAATGGCCTCGATCTTTGACATCCCGAGGCTGATTGACACTGGACTCATCAACAGTACTGATGGTAAGATATCCTGCCCCCTACTTTGATCATTCAGcaccaacaaattaaaataggTTTTGCTGCAAATTCATGCTTTGAAATGAATAAAGTGCTGTTAGAAGTACAGAAAGGAAGAGGAATTAATCAGGATACATACACTTAAATAAGGATGTTTTTCTACTTCGGATAtcttacaataaataaaaaaatttgcgCTAAAATGATGTTccgttttcctttttctttccctgtTTTTTGCAGGAACTGCAATAAAAAACCTGATGATCCACTTGGCACCAGACATGCCCACGATGAGCTCAACAACGCTTCTGTGGAGCTGCGTCGGTGACTTAACCACCCAGAAAATTATCTTCGAAGTGATTGTTAAAAACACCACTATCTGAAATCTGCTGACTGGCTGATCTGCAACTCGTCTTTTGACCTCGAGCCAGCAGCATTCAGCGTGGCTCCAGAGATGATACCA
This window of the Corylus avellana chromosome ca5, CavTom2PMs-1.0 genome carries:
- the LOC132182151 gene encoding UDP-glycosyltransferase 83A1-like; protein product: MEILCSGTPMKKQIIHLSPAMPAMSTETLVWTCVGNLTMQKNIFELLVRNNKSVKATEWLLCNSTYDLEPAAFALAPNILPIGPLLASNQPGESSSVGKFLPEDSTCLKWLDQQPPGSVIYVAFGSFTIFAPTQFQELALGLELCNRPFLWVVRPADITDGKSNGYPREFHDRVAASGRMVGWAAQQKILSHPSVACFISHCGWNSTMEGVSSGIPFLCWPYFADQFLNQSYICDVWEVGLRLERDESGVISRGEIESKVEQILSNEKLKERALDLKNIVKTSIKEGGGSHNNLKNFVEWMKA